A genomic stretch from uncultured Cohaesibacter sp. includes:
- a CDS encoding folylpolyglutamate synthase/dihydrofolate synthase family protein — translation MTEQTEAILERLVGLHPKSIDLEVGRIERLLAKLGNPHLSLPPTIHIAGTNGKGSTSAFLRAMAEAAGKKVHVYTSPHLVHFRERIRLAGELVSDGTLIDALHRCEQANAGEPITFFEITTTAAFLLFSEQPADLLILEVGLGGRFDATNVIKDVLATVITPIAHDHEGFFGSKISRIAWEKAGIMKKDVPSIWAQQEDEVRAVLESEAAKVGAQPLSIGGQDWMSYEEHGSLIFQGESGLLDLPMPRLGGRHQLSNAGTAIATVRQVLPEISDEQIAKGLISVDWPARLQRLTSGHLFDQLPKGSEFWLDGGHNPHAGLAVASAFADLEEKAPRTLHMIVGMLNTKDPAGYFAPFKGLAKDIITVPIEGNDAALDPVDLAQIAQQAGIPASAAGSIEEAFKRLTLMNMKPAPRILVAGSLYLAGNILKDNGTLPQ, via the coding sequence ATGACCGAACAGACAGAAGCCATTCTGGAACGCCTCGTTGGCCTCCATCCCAAAAGCATTGATCTTGAGGTAGGGCGCATCGAGCGGCTGCTGGCCAAATTGGGCAATCCGCATCTTTCCTTGCCGCCAACCATCCATATTGCAGGCACCAACGGCAAGGGGTCGACCTCCGCTTTCCTGCGCGCCATGGCAGAAGCCGCTGGCAAGAAAGTGCATGTCTATACTTCACCCCATCTGGTGCATTTTCGCGAGCGCATCCGGCTGGCAGGCGAGCTGGTTTCCGATGGAACCCTGATCGACGCTTTGCACCGCTGCGAACAGGCCAACGCTGGCGAGCCTATCACCTTTTTCGAAATCACCACCACAGCAGCCTTTCTGCTCTTCTCCGAACAGCCCGCCGATCTTCTGATCTTGGAGGTGGGGCTAGGGGGCCGATTTGACGCGACCAACGTCATCAAGGACGTGCTGGCGACCGTGATCACACCAATCGCCCATGACCATGAAGGCTTCTTCGGCAGCAAGATTTCCCGCATCGCTTGGGAAAAGGCGGGCATCATGAAAAAGGATGTCCCATCTATCTGGGCGCAACAGGAAGACGAAGTCCGTGCGGTTCTGGAAAGCGAGGCAGCCAAGGTTGGCGCACAGCCTCTCTCCATTGGTGGGCAGGACTGGATGAGCTATGAAGAGCATGGCAGCCTGATTTTTCAGGGTGAGAGTGGCTTGTTGGACCTGCCAATGCCCCGCCTTGGCGGACGCCACCAGCTTTCCAATGCTGGAACCGCGATTGCTACCGTCCGTCAGGTTCTGCCGGAAATATCCGATGAGCAGATCGCCAAGGGGCTAATATCTGTTGATTGGCCTGCGCGCTTGCAAAGACTGACGTCGGGGCATCTGTTCGATCAATTGCCCAAAGGCTCGGAATTTTGGCTCGACGGTGGCCATAATCCGCATGCGGGTCTGGCGGTGGCATCTGCTTTTGCCGATTTGGAAGAAAAGGCCCCTCGCACGCTGCATATGATCGTGGGGATGCTCAACACCAAAGATCCTGCTGGCTATTTTGCGCCTTTCAAAGGGTTGGCCAAAGATATCATCACTGTGCCTATCGAGGGCAATGACGCTGCGCTCGATCCGGTTGATCTGGCCCAGATCGCGCAACAGGCAGGTATTCCTGCCTCAGCCGCAGGATCTATTGAAGAGGCATTCAAGCGCCTTACCCTGATGAATATGAAACCGGCGCCTCGCATTCTGGTGGCTGGCTCGCTCTATCTGGCGGGCAATATCCTCAAGGACAACGGCACGCTGCCGCAGTAA
- the trpA gene encoding tryptophan synthase subunit alpha: protein MEKTRIDTRFAACKAENRAALVGFITAGDPDLDTSLEIFKALPKAGVDVIELGMPFSDPMAEGVPIQLATQRALAGGHTMAKTFDMVRAFRKEDNETPIILMGYYNPIYVRDPKAFVKDAKEAGVDGMIVVDVPPEHDDELCIPAREAGINFIRLATPTTDEKRLPKVLANTSGFVYYVSVTGITGSGALDADKVAIAVNSIKDHTDLPVAVGFGVKTPQQAEDIGRNADGVVVGSVLVNAIKDSLDADGKATDKTVSAVTDIVKGLAEGCKRTKA from the coding sequence ATGGAAAAAACACGCATTGATACCCGCTTTGCTGCCTGCAAAGCAGAAAATCGCGCCGCACTGGTTGGTTTCATCACGGCCGGCGACCCTGATCTGGACACCTCGCTGGAAATCTTCAAGGCTCTGCCCAAGGCTGGCGTTGACGTGATCGAGCTGGGTATGCCCTTCTCCGATCCGATGGCCGAAGGGGTTCCTATCCAGCTTGCCACTCAGCGGGCGCTTGCCGGTGGCCACACCATGGCCAAGACCTTCGATATGGTCCGCGCCTTCCGCAAGGAGGATAATGAAACACCGATCATTTTGATGGGCTATTACAATCCCATCTATGTGCGCGATCCGAAAGCCTTTGTGAAAGATGCCAAGGAAGCGGGCGTTGATGGCATGATCGTGGTTGATGTGCCGCCCGAGCATGATGATGAATTATGCATTCCGGCAAGAGAGGCGGGTATCAATTTCATCCGTCTGGCAACACCGACAACCGACGAAAAACGCCTTCCCAAGGTTTTGGCCAATACCTCAGGCTTTGTTTACTATGTCTCTGTGACCGGTATCACCGGCTCGGGTGCTCTGGATGCTGACAAGGTGGCCATCGCCGTCAACAGCATAAAGGACCACACGGATCTGCCGGTTGCTGTTGGCTTTGGCGTGAAAACGCCTCAGCAGGCAGAAGATATAGGACGCAACGCCGATGGTGTGGTCGTCGGCTCAGTGCTCGTCAATGCCATCAAGGACAGCCTTGATGCCGATGGCAAGGCAACAGACAAAACCGTGTCTGCAGTGACCGATATCGTCAAGGGATTGGCTGAAGGCTGCAAGCGCACAAAGGCATAA
- a CDS encoding integration host factor subunit beta — protein sequence MIKSELVQHIAEQNPHLYQRDVEHIVNAILDEISDALARGDRVELRGFGAFSVKNRPARIGRNPRTGEKVPVAEKYVPFFKTGKEMRERLNDGDASE from the coding sequence ATGATCAAGTCCGAATTGGTACAACATATCGCAGAACAAAACCCGCATCTCTATCAGAGAGATGTAGAACATATTGTGAATGCCATTCTCGATGAGATTTCCGACGCTCTGGCGCGCGGTGATCGCGTTGAGTTGCGTGGCTTCGGCGCCTTTTCGGTCAAGAACCGCCCAGCGCGCATTGGCCGCAATCCGAGGACCGGTGAGAAGGTTCCGGTGGCTGAAAAATATGTTCCTTTCTTCAAAACCGGTAAGGAAATGCGCGAGCGTCTCAATGACGGGGACGCAAGCGAATAA
- the accD gene encoding acetyl-CoA carboxylase, carboxyltransferase subunit beta, producing the protein MNWINTVVRPKIRSFLNRRDVPENLWIKDPVTGEMVFHRDLENNQYVVPNSNFHMRINASQRFQYLFDNADYTLLEAPEVVDDPLKFRDIKRYSDRLKEARSKTGYKDAVQVAQGDVEGLLLTAAVQDPNFMIGTLGMAAGEALIKGMMKAVEDKTPFVLFSASGGARMQESILSLMQMPRVTIAVQALREADLPYIVVLTDPTTGGVTASYAMLGDIHIAEPGALIGFAGQRVIEQTIREKLPEGFQRAEYLKDHGMVDMVVHRHDLKKVIARLCRFFTNTDVPEDICEELTSEQVAIEKAMADIPDNSPDGAAEASSDVASAKMPEDGAAEGEKKDTEKDTVKKAD; encoded by the coding sequence GTGAACTGGATTAACACTGTCGTTCGACCGAAAATTCGTTCGTTTTTGAATCGCCGGGACGTCCCGGAAAATCTTTGGATCAAAGATCCGGTCACCGGTGAAATGGTGTTCCATCGGGATCTCGAAAACAATCAGTATGTTGTTCCCAATTCCAACTTCCATATGCGGATCAACGCGTCCCAGCGCTTCCAGTATTTGTTCGACAATGCGGACTATACTCTTCTGGAAGCACCTGAGGTGGTTGATGATCCGCTGAAATTCCGCGACATCAAACGCTATTCGGATCGCCTGAAAGAAGCCCGGTCCAAAACCGGCTACAAAGACGCTGTGCAAGTGGCGCAGGGCGATGTGGAAGGTCTGTTGCTGACCGCCGCCGTGCAGGACCCCAATTTCATGATTGGGACGCTGGGCATGGCCGCAGGCGAAGCGCTGATCAAGGGCATGATGAAAGCGGTGGAAGACAAAACGCCATTTGTTCTCTTTTCCGCGTCCGGTGGCGCGCGCATGCAGGAGAGTATTCTGTCTCTGATGCAGATGCCGCGCGTAACCATTGCCGTTCAGGCGCTGCGTGAAGCGGACCTTCCCTATATCGTTGTGTTGACCGATCCAACCACGGGCGGTGTGACGGCATCTTATGCCATGCTGGGGGATATCCATATCGCCGAGCCGGGTGCCCTTATCGGTTTCGCCGGTCAGCGGGTGATTGAGCAGACCATCCGCGAGAAATTGCCTGAAGGCTTCCAGCGCGCTGAATATCTCAAGGATCATGGCATGGTGGACATGGTCGTCCATCGTCATGACCTCAAGAAGGTCATTGCGCGCCTTTGCCGCTTCTTCACCAACACTGATGTTCCTGAAGATATTTGCGAAGAGCTGACCTCTGAGCAGGTTGCCATCGAAAAGGCCATGGCCGACATTCCTGACAACAGCCCGGACGGCGCTGCCGAAGCATCCTCTGACGTCGCGTCTGCAAAGATGCCCGAAGATGGCGCTGCTGAAGGGGAAAAGAAAGACACGGAAAAAGACACCGTCAAGAAGGCTGATTGA
- the addA gene encoding double-strand break repair helicase AddA: MAMQIPQETKDAQARASDPENSAWVSANAGSGKTFVLARRVIRLLLAGTEPSKILCLTFTKAAAAEMSNRVFKLLAGWTELSDDELRKELFELDGKPPSDAQLQRARRLFARALETPGGLKIQTIHAFAERLLHQFPLEANVPAHFEILDDQLAADLQAAALAHVMRAARLQTRPQWSAALTLLVDHMGDMDIQNALISLVYDREGFGRFMEGGESSKAGAGSTGLDAAVANLAQRLGLSGADTIEALEADIPFGPFFPATYLGALAPLFETGGKRDKAQAVLMRGLLAHPPLEEQTRLWLELFRKKDGAAKSLSYTASKKMLEGDLGLADAIEREQRRLDALFDKRNALVTLEVSRALFTLAEGVIGYYQRAKAARGLMDFEDLIMKAAQMLRPVQAAAWVHYKLDQGIDHILVDEAQDTNPYQWEIIQRLGEEFFSGDSAREVNRTVFAVGDEKQSIYSFQGAEPKWFAYMRDFFRSRANAAEKPFHDIKLRLSFRSTPHVLKSVDQVFSSAATYEALSSDKERTDHEPIRGRDPGLVEIWPLHEPIEQEMDEDWAKPLDAQGEADPQVRLAQDIAKTIRHWLESGQHLEGSGRKISAGDVLILVRKRGAFVTAVNRALKEAGLPVAGADRLALLDHIAVQDLLALGDVMLLPEDDLSLAAVLRSPLFGLSDERLFDLAYDPNGRHTSLWDCLRKRADSAAPADADFVEIFAHLSRWQGQVDFQPPFDFFAQILGPEGKRRAFIERLGPEADEVIDELLSRALDFEKKQTPNLQAFLASMRQGGAEIKRDMGAAEGQIRVMTVHGSKGLEAPIVFLVDGTGKPASASHHPHLVELEAAEGGPAMMAWKAPAANQPSPVSASLNKLDAEAEEEYLRLLYVGMTRAEDRLYLCGFAGVRGPAENCWYEVGRRALSDHLEEVPHPVTGEPIHRWHLEGRFQERPAQDPQLLSPTEEATKLPAWVLQPASTPPNPMTFLQPSKAAEKIEGDLGAMQLVASGPSRSLVHDWEPRRRGTVIHALIEHLPQLSETERQKAGLAYLAHVAKDMSLQSREAILEEVLQLLSRPELTALFSPQGLAEVSIAGMVNINGEEHAVSGQIDRLLVGEQSVTIVDYKTNRLVPHSAAEAPLAYRTQMALYARLLAPLYPGKTVETLLLWTAEPSIMAIPEALRQSALDEIGVNRPIAP; this comes from the coding sequence ATGGCGATGCAAATCCCGCAGGAAACCAAAGACGCTCAGGCGCGTGCCTCCGATCCAGAAAACTCCGCATGGGTGAGCGCCAATGCGGGCTCGGGCAAGACCTTTGTGCTGGCGCGGCGCGTCATCCGGCTGTTGTTGGCAGGCACAGAGCCGTCCAAGATCCTGTGCCTGACATTCACCAAAGCGGCTGCGGCGGAAATGTCAAACCGCGTGTTCAAATTGCTGGCAGGCTGGACCGAGCTGAGTGATGACGAACTGCGCAAGGAGCTTTTCGAGCTGGATGGCAAGCCCCCCAGTGACGCCCAGTTGCAGCGAGCACGGCGCTTGTTTGCCCGTGCGCTGGAAACGCCGGGCGGGTTGAAAATCCAGACAATCCATGCCTTTGCCGAACGGCTGTTGCATCAGTTCCCGCTGGAAGCCAACGTGCCTGCGCATTTCGAGATTCTCGATGACCAGCTGGCAGCGGATCTTCAGGCGGCGGCTCTGGCCCATGTCATGCGCGCCGCACGGCTGCAAACGCGCCCGCAATGGAGCGCGGCGCTGACGCTTCTGGTGGACCATATGGGCGATATGGATATCCAGAATGCGCTCATTTCTCTGGTCTATGACCGGGAAGGCTTTGGCCGCTTCATGGAAGGGGGCGAAAGCTCCAAGGCGGGAGCTGGATCAACAGGGCTCGACGCCGCGGTTGCCAATCTCGCCCAGAGATTGGGGCTGTCCGGCGCAGACACCATCGAAGCGCTGGAAGCGGATATCCCGTTTGGTCCGTTTTTCCCTGCCACCTATCTTGGCGCGCTGGCTCCCCTGTTTGAGACCGGCGGCAAACGGGACAAGGCACAGGCCGTTCTGATGCGTGGCCTGCTCGCCCACCCGCCGCTTGAAGAACAGACACGGTTGTGGCTTGAGCTGTTTCGCAAGAAGGATGGGGCGGCCAAGTCCCTCTCCTATACTGCATCAAAAAAGATGCTGGAAGGCGATCTCGGTCTGGCCGACGCAATCGAGCGGGAACAGAGGCGGCTTGATGCCCTGTTTGACAAGCGCAATGCTCTCGTCACGCTAGAAGTCAGTCGAGCTCTCTTTACTCTTGCCGAAGGGGTAATCGGTTATTACCAGCGGGCAAAAGCTGCGCGCGGGCTGATGGATTTTGAAGACCTGATCATGAAAGCGGCGCAGATGTTGCGCCCCGTTCAGGCGGCGGCCTGGGTGCATTACAAACTCGATCAGGGTATCGACCACATTCTTGTCGATGAGGCACAGGACACCAACCCCTATCAGTGGGAAATCATTCAGCGCCTGGGTGAAGAGTTTTTTTCCGGAGACAGTGCGCGCGAGGTCAATCGAACCGTCTTTGCGGTGGGCGATGAAAAGCAGTCCATCTATTCCTTCCAGGGAGCAGAGCCGAAATGGTTTGCCTATATGCGTGATTTTTTCCGCAGCAGAGCCAATGCGGCGGAAAAACCCTTCCATGACATCAAGCTCAGGCTTTCTTTCCGCTCGACGCCCCATGTGCTCAAATCAGTCGATCAGGTCTTTTCCAGCGCAGCAACTTACGAAGCGCTCTCATCGGACAAGGAGCGCACCGACCATGAGCCGATCCGCGGGCGCGATCCCGGTCTTGTGGAGATCTGGCCGCTCCATGAGCCAATCGAACAGGAAATGGACGAGGACTGGGCCAAGCCACTGGATGCACAGGGCGAAGCAGATCCTCAGGTGAGGCTGGCGCAGGACATTGCCAAGACCATTCGCCATTGGCTGGAGAGCGGGCAGCATCTTGAAGGTAGCGGGCGCAAGATTTCGGCCGGTGACGTGCTCATTCTGGTGCGCAAGCGCGGGGCCTTTGTGACGGCGGTCAACAGGGCGCTCAAGGAGGCCGGTTTGCCGGTGGCCGGGGCTGACAGGCTGGCCCTGCTCGATCATATCGCGGTGCAGGATCTGTTGGCACTGGGCGATGTGATGCTGTTGCCAGAAGATGATCTTTCGCTTGCAGCCGTGTTGCGCAGCCCTCTTTTCGGCCTCTCGGATGAACGCCTTTTCGACCTTGCCTACGACCCCAATGGACGCCACACAAGCCTTTGGGATTGCTTGCGAAAAAGGGCCGATAGTGCGGCTCCTGCCGATGCGGATTTTGTCGAGATTTTCGCCCATCTCAGCCGTTGGCAAGGGCAGGTGGATTTCCAACCGCCGTTTGACTTCTTCGCCCAGATTCTGGGGCCGGAAGGCAAGCGTCGCGCCTTCATTGAGCGCCTCGGGCCGGAAGCGGATGAGGTCATTGACGAGCTCTTGTCTCGCGCTCTGGATTTCGAGAAAAAGCAGACACCGAACCTTCAGGCTTTCCTTGCCTCCATGCGACAGGGCGGAGCGGAAATCAAGCGCGACATGGGCGCAGCAGAAGGCCAGATCCGCGTGATGACTGTGCATGGGTCCAAAGGACTTGAAGCACCGATCGTGTTTCTGGTGGATGGCACCGGCAAGCCTGCCAGCGCCAGCCATCATCCTCATCTGGTGGAGTTGGAAGCGGCTGAGGGCGGCCCGGCCATGATGGCCTGGAAGGCCCCAGCGGCCAACCAGCCCTCCCCTGTTTCTGCAAGCCTTAATAAACTCGACGCGGAAGCCGAAGAAGAATATTTGCGCCTGCTTTATGTGGGCATGACCCGTGCCGAAGATCGGCTTTATCTTTGTGGCTTTGCCGGCGTGCGCGGGCCTGCGGAGAATTGCTGGTATGAGGTCGGGCGGCGTGCGCTCTCTGACCATCTGGAAGAAGTGCCCCACCCGGTGACCGGCGAGCCCATCCATCGATGGCATCTGGAAGGGCGCTTTCAAGAGCGCCCCGCGCAGGATCCGCAACTTCTCTCCCCCACAGAAGAAGCCACCAAACTGCCAGCATGGGTCTTGCAACCGGCAAGCACGCCGCCCAATCCGATGACGTTCCTTCAGCCCTCCAAAGCGGCGGAGAAAATCGAAGGGGATCTTGGCGCCATGCAACTTGTTGCCAGCGGTCCCAGCCGCAGCCTGGTGCATGACTGGGAGCCGCGCAGACGGGGAACCGTCATTCATGCCCTGATTGAACATCTTCCTCAACTCTCTGAAACAGAAAGACAAAAGGCAGGATTGGCTTATCTGGCACATGTTGCCAAGGATATGTCTTTGCAAAGCCGTGAGGCCATTCTGGAAGAGGTTTTGCAGCTGCTTTCGCGCCCTGAACTGACAGCTCTGTTCAGCCCTCAAGGGCTTGCCGAGGTGTCCATCGCGGGAATGGTCAACATCAATGGCGAGGAGCATGCCGTGTCCGGCCAGATTGACCGGCTGCTCGTTGGCGAGCAGTCTGTCACCATTGTGGACTACAAGACGAATCGCCTGGTGCCACACTCTGCGGCAGAAGCGCCCCTTGCCTACCGCACGCAGATGGCGCTCTATGCCCGCCTGCTGGCACCGCTTTATCCGGGCAAGACTGTTGAAACTCTATTGCTGTGGACTGCCGAGCCAAGCATAATGGCGATTCCAGAGGCTCTGCGGCAATCCGCGCTCGACGAGATTGGCGTCAATCGACCTATTGCTCCTTGA
- a CDS encoding phosphoribosylanthranilate isomerase, translating into MYVKICGLSTPEAIATGLQCGANWIGFVFFPKSPRHVEYGKAQELVGPVRGKASIVALTVNASDDELEAIDRSIDPDIWQLHGKETPERVSEIKARFKRPVMKALSIRDEADLAPIPAYEDVCDILLFDAKPPKDMKTDLPGGNGITFDWRLIQNLKLKKPFVLSGGLNPDNVAEAIRLTRPQGVDVSSGIESAPGIKDRQKIMDFVHAAKAAAQEL; encoded by the coding sequence ATGTATGTAAAGATCTGTGGGCTATCGACGCCAGAGGCGATCGCAACGGGCCTGCAATGTGGTGCCAACTGGATTGGATTTGTTTTCTTTCCGAAAAGCCCGAGGCATGTGGAGTATGGGAAAGCGCAGGAACTGGTGGGTCCGGTACGCGGCAAAGCGTCCATAGTAGCCCTCACTGTCAACGCGAGTGACGATGAGCTTGAGGCCATCGACCGGTCGATCGATCCCGATATCTGGCAATTGCATGGCAAGGAAACGCCCGAGCGCGTTTCTGAAATCAAGGCGCGGTTCAAACGCCCTGTCATGAAAGCCTTGTCCATTCGGGATGAAGCAGACCTCGCCCCCATTCCCGCCTATGAGGATGTGTGCGATATCCTGCTGTTCGACGCCAAGCCACCAAAAGACATGAAGACAGATCTTCCCGGTGGCAACGGCATCACCTTCGACTGGCGCCTGATACAAAATCTCAAGCTCAAGAAACCATTCGTCCTGTCAGGGGGCCTTAATCCGGACAATGTCGCCGAGGCCATCCGTCTGACCCGCCCGCAAGGAGTCGATGTCTCCTCGGGTATTGAAAGCGCGCCGGGCATCAAAGACCGGCAGAAAATCATGGATTTCGTCCATGCCGCCAAGGCCGCCGCTCAAGAGCTTTAG
- the trpB gene encoding tryptophan synthase subunit beta has protein sequence MTDPTTLPNSVSQGPDDRGFFGIYGGRFVSETLMPLILELDTAYREAKEDPEFHKELAKLHKDYVGRQSPLYFAERLTEHLGGAKIYLKREELNHTGSHKINNCLGQILLAKRMGKTRIIAETGAGQHGVATATVCARFGFPCEVYMGATDVERQAPNVFRMNLLGGVVHPVTAGAGTLKDAMNEALRDWVTNVADTYYIIGTAAGPHPYPAMVRDFQSIIGQETKEQMLAAEGRLPDMLCACLGGGSNAIGLFHPFLDDTDVQIVGVEAAGYGLDTEEHCASLNAGKPGVLHGNRTYLLQDDDGQILEGHSISAGLDYPGIGPEHSFLRDSGRVEYVSATDTEALEAFQLLCQTEGIIPALESSHAIAEVIKRAPTMDKDQIIVVNLSGRGDKDVNTVSKFLGKGPLAE, from the coding sequence ATGACTGACCCGACCACTCTGCCCAACAGCGTCAGCCAGGGCCCCGATGATCGTGGCTTTTTCGGCATTTACGGGGGACGCTTCGTCTCCGAAACCCTGATGCCGCTTATCCTCGAGCTGGATACTGCTTATCGCGAGGCCAAGGAAGATCCCGAGTTCCACAAGGAACTTGCCAAGCTGCATAAGGATTATGTCGGCCGACAGAGCCCGCTCTATTTTGCCGAACGGTTGACCGAGCATCTGGGCGGCGCGAAGATCTATCTCAAGCGCGAAGAACTGAACCACACCGGTAGCCACAAGATTAACAATTGCCTCGGCCAGATCCTTTTGGCCAAACGCATGGGCAAGACCCGTATCATCGCCGAAACCGGCGCTGGCCAGCATGGAGTCGCAACGGCCACTGTCTGTGCTCGCTTCGGCTTCCCTTGCGAGGTCTATATGGGCGCAACAGACGTAGAGCGTCAGGCCCCAAATGTCTTTCGCATGAACCTGCTTGGTGGTGTGGTGCATCCCGTTACTGCGGGGGCAGGCACCCTCAAGGACGCCATGAATGAAGCCCTGCGCGATTGGGTGACCAACGTGGCCGACACCTATTACATCATCGGTACGGCCGCAGGTCCTCATCCATATCCCGCAATGGTGCGTGACTTCCAGTCGATCATCGGGCAGGAGACAAAAGAGCAGATGTTGGCTGCCGAAGGGCGTCTGCCAGATATGCTTTGTGCCTGTCTTGGCGGTGGGTCCAATGCCATCGGCCTGTTCCATCCGTTCCTTGATGATACGGATGTGCAGATTGTCGGTGTCGAAGCGGCTGGCTATGGCCTTGATACCGAAGAGCATTGCGCGTCTCTCAATGCGGGCAAGCCGGGCGTTCTACATGGCAACCGCACCTATCTGCTACAGGATGATGATGGCCAGATCCTTGAAGGCCATTCCATTTCCGCCGGTCTGGACTATCCGGGTATCGGACCGGAGCATTCCTTCCTCAGGGATAGTGGGCGGGTCGAGTATGTTTCGGCAACCGACACCGAAGCGCTCGAAGCTTTCCAGTTGCTCTGTCAGACCGAGGGGATCATTCCTGCTCTTGAAAGCTCTCACGCCATCGCCGAAGTCATCAAGCGGGCTCCGACCATGGACAAGGACCAGATTATCGTCGTCAATCTGTCCGGTCGTGGTGACAAGGATGTGAACACCGTGAGCAAGTTTCTCGGCAAGGGTCCCCTTGCGGAATAA
- a CDS encoding LapA family protein, producing MKIIKRFLQLIILVPFAIIAISLAVANRHSVKLALDPFSPEQPVLDFTVPLYVVIFGALLIGIFIGGFMAWLKQGRHRKAAREKRYEAQKWRNEADRQQKRLEKVAADPKRDVPALPAAGSTAVTKVAM from the coding sequence ATGAAAATAATCAAACGCTTTTTGCAGCTCATCATTCTGGTGCCATTTGCCATTATTGCCATTTCTCTGGCGGTGGCGAACCGCCACAGTGTCAAACTTGCTCTGGACCCGTTCTCTCCTGAACAACCTGTTTTGGATTTCACGGTGCCGCTCTATGTGGTGATCTTTGGTGCATTGCTGATCGGTATTTTCATTGGCGGTTTCATGGCTTGGCTCAAGCAGGGGCGCCATCGTAAGGCTGCGCGCGAAAAACGCTACGAGGCGCAAAAGTGGCGCAACGAAGCAGATCGCCAGCAAAAGCGCCTCGAAAAGGTTGCCGCTGATCCAAAGCGCGACGTTCCGGCCTTGCCTGCTGCAGGGTCGACCGCCGTTACCAAGGTCGCGATGTAG
- a CDS encoding DUF1127 domain-containing protein, with protein sequence MNTVVKNYRQWRNYRDTVEELNRLSTRDLNDLGISRSDISDIAREAATAK encoded by the coding sequence ATGAATACTGTTGTGAAGAACTACCGTCAGTGGCGCAACTACCGTGACACTGTTGAAGAACTGAACCGTTTGAGCACCCGCGATCTTAACGATCTGGGCATCTCCCGTTCAGACATCAGCGACATTGCACGTGAAGCTGCTACTGCAAAATAA
- the trxA gene encoding thioredoxin — MAIVNATDATFAQDVQGDVPVVVDFWAEWCGPCKMIAPILDEISKEKADGVKIVKVNVDENPNTAAQYGVRSIPTLLLFKGGEAVAMKVGAAPKTDLVKWIETGA; from the coding sequence ATGGCTATCGTAAATGCAACCGACGCAACCTTCGCTCAGGATGTCCAGGGTGATGTTCCTGTAGTTGTCGATTTCTGGGCAGAATGGTGCGGTCCATGCAAGATGATTGCGCCTATTCTGGACGAAATCTCCAAAGAAAAAGCCGATGGTGTGAAAATCGTCAAGGTCAATGTTGACGAAAACCCGAACACAGCCGCTCAGTATGGCGTTCGCTCCATTCCAACGCTCCTGCTCTTCAAGGGCGGTGAAGCGGTTGCCATGAAAGTTGGCGCTGCACCGAAAACCGATCTGGTCAAATGGATCGAAACCGGCGCCTGA